The Juglans microcarpa x Juglans regia isolate MS1-56 chromosome 2D, Jm3101_v1.0, whole genome shotgun sequence DNA window TGTGCATTCCTTTCAACATTTATATGGTCAACTACAAGCGGGGGACTAAATTACTGAAGGAAACAttgctaaaataaataaatagcaagATTAACAATCTTAAGCCTTAAACATTGCCCAAAAACATATCTCACATTGATGGTTGTGGGTTGCaaacagagcaagggagagagggagcgCCTCAGGCTGTTGGGCTAGGCGtggaggagaagggggctcCGACGATGGACTAACGATGGAGTCGAGGTGTGATTGGTGGCAAACAACACCCCTAGTGGTGGCAATCATAGagaaatttgagagagagagagagagagagagaaatttggGGAAGAATGAGGGGGTGGCCTTCAAGGTGAGGTGGCAGTGGCGTGGTGGAGTCGCTGGCGATGGGCTGTGCGCAGCGGaggcttgagggagaagagggattggggagagagaggggggaaggGGGGAGACGGCtctagagggaaagaaatgaggggaAAACATTAGGCGTGGggtttaaattttgtaaaatgctTACTGCAGTCGCCTCGTGCAGTCGCCATGCAAACGGATCTGACATGGCCAAACTAAAAACGCACcgtttatcaataaaaatgaaagcGCACCGTTTCAGTCTTTTCAGAACCTTTACCCTACCTCCTTCGATTTCTCCCTCCTTCAATTTCTCCTACCTCTCTACCTTTCTCTCTGTGTTCCTCTTCGATTTCAGTTCCTCTCTGTGTTCAAACTCAAAGACGACCCCTCCCACGAAAGTTTTACTCCCTTCCATTTCCCTCCCTCTCTACCTTTCTCTCCCTTGAAGGTTTTACTCCCTtccatttctctcattctctgtgTTTCCCTTATCccaaaaaccctaaccctaatagAAAGAGAGCCCATTTCCCTTCATCccaaaaaccctaaccctaaccctaaccctaaccgaAAGAAAGCCCCTTTCCCGTCAtcccaaaaccctaaccctaactgAAAGAAAGCCCATTTCCCTTCatcccaaaaccctaatcctagAAGATGGTGATCAAGGAAGCAGCCAATCAGTCACCCCATGTTCTATCCTAGAAGACGGTAATCTCATATTGTTTGGTGCCATAGGTTGATTATTTTGTTACAAGTTTCATACTCATGTTGTAGAGTAAACCtgtatttgtgaaaaaaaaatggattatttggTGCCGTAGGTTGATTATTTTGTTACAAGTTTCATActcatgttgtatggtagacctgtatttttgaaaaaaaaatacagaattgTTTGGTGCCGTAGGTTGATTATTTTGTTACAAGTTTGCATGAACTGCATAATGAGTAGACCtgtatttgtgaaaaaaaaaaaggattggtCGGTGCTGTtggttgattattttttatttgtttcatacTCATGTTGTAGAGTAGACCtatatttgtgaaaaaaaaaaggattggtTGGTGTTGTTggttgattattattatttttttttttttggtttcataCTCATGTTGTAGAGTAAACCTGTATTTGTGGGAAAAAAATGGTAGTTGTATATGTCGCATGCTAGGGTTATTTCTCTTCACGAATTGAGTTTGGATTATAACATTAACAACCATAACCCAACCCATATAACATAAGCATTACATTATTGCACTTGCATTTTCGAAATATGTAGTGACATAATTGATCACATTTCAATCCTGTGATAAATTATTGCACTTGCACTTGCATTTTCGAAATATGTAGTGACATAAttgtattatgcattttttttttttttttttttggtgttcttttgttgttgttttacTTTTCAACTATTTTGCTGAGGAGTTTTTCCTAGTGATGACTAGTGAATGGGATATGCTTATGGTATACGTGCAATGATAAAACTGTGGCATTCAATACAGTTTTATATTCAAGTCTAATCAAGCTTGTTTAACATTTTTAGTGCAGCTTACTCTTGATTGTTTGTTCTCCCTTGCTTCagtcaaatttttatatttagatttgTCTGCCACGATGCTTAAAACCAGTGTACCCCTCTCAGTTTTGCAACGCtcaaatgaataattttatactTTTGATATGTGTGCCTTTCCTAGAAGTGGTTCATGTTAGAATGTCGTCGTCATCACTATCTTCTTCATCCTTTGCGAAACGTACTTTGGGTCAACCATTGTGCTTTTGTGGGGTTGAAGCTATATTGAGATACTCAAATACTAAAAGAAATCCAGGACGCCCCTTCTTTGGGTTCTCAAAGTTTAACACAATGAGTAAATACATGACTTGTAATGTAACatgtttaatattttgattGGTGCCATTcatctaacattttttatatgtcTGCAAAATATGAGGGATTACCAAACTACAAGTATTTCAACTGGGCTATTACTTGTAATCAATACATAGAGCCGAATGTGCAAGAAAGACAAAATGAACTCTTAAGAAAGGAGAAAGGGCTCGAGAAGAGACTCAACGATGTCGAGAAGATGGAGATTGAGCTCCGTAAGAGAGTGTTGGTGcttcttgagagagaagctATCCTAAGGCGTTCACGCACGCTATCGAAAGTTTATTTGGGTTTTGTAGTTCTCCTCTGTTGTTATTTAGTGAAATGGTAGTGATTTATGTAACATATTAGTCTGAACTTGAAGTTTTAAATGTTATAAGTTATTTAGTTCATAGATTTGTATAATTAAGTGTTATAAGTTATATAGAGAATTGATTTGTACTTTAGGCAGAATGTAGATTCAATTTTTGtaaacaaaatagaaatattttgtataattaagtGATCTGAATGTTGATTTGTAGTTCAGTCTGAATGTATAATTATTTAGTTCTTTAATTGTTGCACAGGTTATTTGTTTACTTGAGTAGCAATGTAGATTAATGTCACTTATACCAGGAAAAATGGCTTTGGAACTTTTGGATATCTTATGTTTTACTTGGACCGTATTGTGAAGGGCACGTGCaagttttttgtaatatttcagGCTGAATTGTAATGCACCCATCGCACTGCTGGAAGAACAAAAATGTGAGGTTCTCGATGGATTGCATCAACATAAAACGTGCAGTTCAGGCCTTACCGTCTAAAATGAAATGGCCATACAAAATCTGAAATGAAATGGCCATAAAATGTGCATAATACAAAATCTCCTGCATAATTGCATCACTAggaatatgaaatgaaatggccATACAAAATCTCAATGCTTCCAAAATAAATGCGATGaaaaacttcttataaataccTTCACTAGGAATATAAAATAGCCTTACAAAACCTGCCTTCTTCCAAACTAAATTGGAAAAACTTATTCTTATAAATACCTTCACTAGGAATATAAAATAGCCATACAAAATCTGCCCCTTCTTCCAAAATTAATTGGAAAGACCTCTTCTTAAAATACCTTCACCACCAATATTTCTTcttccaacaaaaataattacaaaaactatAACCACCAAGTTCTCttcttacaaaattaattacaaattcTTAAAACTTGCCAATCTTGCTTCccacaaaattacaaaacctATAATCCAACCCAAGCTttcttcttacaaaaataattacaaaacctGCTTACTTCCCACAAAAATAACTCTTACAAAAACAATAACCCAACCCAACCTttcttcttacaaaaataattacaaaaccttAAAACTTGGGAATCCTAGGAAAAATGGGGGTCTTCATCCTTTCTGCACCGGTTGTGATCCATCACAATCCAAGCATGTCTGGTTGTGCACCatccaacccaaaaaaatatgctaggattaatatgcaaatattaatccatataaatatgacaattaaattatgcaaagtTCAGAAATGTTACACTTTCTTGGATACCAATCAATGTTTCTCGGTGCTGGGTTCCACTACAGTCAAAAGCTAAGCTGTCTAGATCGGAATTTATGATATCTACTTCTGATGGCCCAAATAAATTCCTGTGCGTGCCCATGGCTGGTGTATCTCCTTCCGATGTATCTCCTTCATCACGCTAAGACATCATATAATAAAGTAGCAAGTAAAAATACTAAGTGCTCTAAGtttacattataaaaataattacacatgaacatgtttatttttaattctctcAATGTTAAAACATGCACCTGTTTGAGTTTTCCTCTAACTTTGggtgcttttttctttttggatttaACCTTCCGCAACTCAGTCTCCATCCTGGATGCTCTCCTCAAAGATGGGGGTCTTCTTTTCCCTTTGACAACAAGTGGACTCTTGACTTGTTGTGAACTACCAACTGCAGCTGTGTCCAGTGTCTCAAAACCAACATTTGAACCTTTTATTGGCAATGAACTAGTTAATAagacacatataattatagaaattaaGTACATATTAAAGAAGTAAACCAATTTAATAGACAATAAAATTCATCCAGTAAGAACCTGTTTGGGTCAAAGATAAGTTACATGTCTGCTCGCAATAACATTCAGTCATCTCGTGTATCCTCTTCTTTACATCTTCAAATTGCTCGTTAGAATCCGCCGCATAAGTTATCATCCCATAACACATATTCAACAGAATTGAATATCTATTACCATTTGGCCTCTGATCCCCTTCGTCATAGCTATTGGGGATTAATGTGTATCTCTGCTTAATGTCTTTCCTCCATCGGTCTAGAATGTACCGGTCTGGCAATGATTTTATACCGTTAGCTTTAAATACAGCCAAAATATGCCTACACAATATCCCCCTCATCTGAAATAACCCACATGAACACTTAGCATTGCAGTCTTTCTCATTAAAGTCCACTGAATATTTAACCAGTTTACTAAACTCCTCAATACGAACTTCATCTTCTACCAATTAACTCTTCAATACACCATCTGATGTAAGTAGAGATGGATTCAAATCGAGCACACCTATTATTTGCTACTGAACTTCCCTAAATTTAGCGTTAGTGTACATCTCTTGGAATTTCTTTTCAATTGGGGATCTAGATACACAGGGAATGGTTTGGCTAAATGACTGGAATTTCGCatgattttcattctcaattttcgTCCTCAACGCATTGTCAAACTGGTCGACAAACTCCTTCAAGTTTGTCTTTGAATGAATATAaccgtaaaaaaaaaacatccatACTCTCGCTACGCTaggttgtactcattccagcccaaaagtGCTCTCAAAGGAATACCGGTACCCAATGCTCACGCTCTGCATATAAACTCTTCAACCACGTATTCTCATGTAAGTCGTATGTGTTAATAAACTCGACCCAACATTCCTCAAACTTCTCAATTGTTTGTATGTCGtacacacatttcatcaatTGAGTTTTCAGCCAATTTATGTAGGTAGCATATGGCCCAAGCTTTTCAAGGACTTTCTTCAGTATATGCCACTGGCATAATATATGTAGAGTTTCAGGAAAGACAAtagcaattgcatttttcattacTCTGTCTTGATCAGTAATAATAGCCTTTAGAGCTATACCGTCGATACACTACAACCAGGTTTGGAACAGCCATGTAAAGGTCTCCATGTCCTCGCTGGAAATCAACCCAGCTCCCAAAAGAATCGACTACCCATGGTGATTTACACCAACAAACGGTGCAAAGGGCATCCCATACCTATTCGTCACATATGTGGTGTCGAATGTGACTACATCACCAAAATACTGGTAGGCTGCCTGACTACGTGGATCtacccaaaaaaatattctttaaccTCCCGTCATCGTCTAAATCCATCAACGTAAAAAACCCGTTATTCTTGTATTGCATCCTCATAAAATAATCTCGAAGTGCTCCAGCACCACCCACACCAAGTCGTAGATGTCATGCTTTGTCGATGTAATTGCGACAATccttttccaaaaatgggagGTTCTCGAAGCCACATGTGCCAACGACAAAAGATCCGTAACTCTTTTTCAGTTGGATGCCAGCTAAGTCGTTTGTGTCTAGGACTCTTTTCACAGTTTCACTCGCTTCTCTGTTACATCGAAAGAAGCGGGATTTCATTGGGCTGAGGCCGTGATTATGTGTATTATGGACTATTGTCAAGCGCATCTTTCCCTCGACTCTTAAGGCATTAATTATTGCCTTATAGTTTGTTTTTCCCGTCGGACGCGGGTTGGCGACAATGAAACTCTTATTCTGGGCCTTCCCTCCCCGTGCACAACCAAGGGTGACATATCTAATACTTTGATCCTCTGACCTCTCACTCCTTTGTGTCATCACCCCAAACCCGCATTTTTTAGCATAATGCTTATAATAGCTCAACAAATCTTCAAACAAATTGAACTCCATCCCTGACTTTGGCTTCTTCGGTGATATCATCACCATTTGACGATGGCACTACTTGTGCTGTACCAGTAGTGCCATCGTCAGTTTTCCGTTCATCTAGTCTATCCAACATAATTTATTCATCTACTCTAGGAGAAGTACATGGCGCTTTAGTTTCTAGACAAACAGGTCTATCTTCTTGACCAACTCTTGCGCTCATTGCGGAACTTGTCGATAAATGGCCTCGGAGGTCCCATCCCATATTGAAATGGGTAACCAATGTTttgcttaaaacaaaaaaatgaaaacatttaaaatgcttcaaaaataattaactTGTAACTAAAAGACAAGAAGGAAGTTGAAAAATCACCTCAATGTTGTTTGGATTTTTGTTGCCATCTGGATATGGCAGAAAAGCTGGTGACCATGCAGGTACTGGTCCAAAGTAACCATGCATGTAATTTGGATAGTTTAGTAGACCAGTTTGAGTGATGtcttaacataaaaataataataataattagaaagcTAAACATTGAGTtgtaataacttttttaattatgaaataacaTACTGAGTTTAAGGGATTAGAGCTAGATGGTGTTAGCGGAGATAGGTgttcttctccttttcccatGCCCTGTACAAGTTGTTCAATATCCAAGGTCAGCCTTTGATAAGTTTTCAGGAAAATTATTTCAGAGGACCAAGAGTGAAAACTAATATTGTACATACTTCatctactaaaaaaaaaaacttatcacaATTTGATTATCATCAAATAACATTTACACACGCCATACATGATTGATGCCTTTGTTTATGAATTACACAACACCAATGACAACTAATTATGCAAGTTGGAAAAGAACTAATTCATGATTATCATCCTGTCACATCGATCtactagaaattatatatatccgATCAATCATCCATTGAATTAATTACGAGGCTAAAAGAAGGTACCAAGAAATTAAGTTCACCACTCTTTTTCAAGTTTGAACTGTTGATGATTCTGGTTGCATGGTTCTCAATTATAATCATCCATTGgctattttttagatttgaactAAAGTACATGAGGAAAAAGAATTATCATCCTTCACCCAAGATCATTGTTGATCAATTGGCATTCCCTAGCTAACCAACCCATGCAATATATTCAAAGGAAAGCATGACTTTTTTTAAAGGACCACACTGATCAAACTTTACCAACATCAAtcctcaatatttttaatattattgggcaatgtattaattattttgtatgcgtagcaaaataaaaagatcatttgAACAATTCTTTTGAAGATCTACTCCAAACATGTTGTATATTTAATAACAACAaaactttaataattattaaataatcagAAATTTAATGTTTTTAGCCAAGAAATTTCTACATATCTAACTCTATGCAAtgcaaaaattttgtatttaacaaTACAGTTCTTCTATGCAATTAACTCTATGCAGCAAGCgtttttgttaataatatttaatctaAATCAGAACATGCTgtggaagaaaaaaaccaacaaaatcacaacatgCTTGATTGTGTATCAATGACCAAAACATTTAATCAAATGTTAAAATTGTAGATTGAATCACAGATGATGATATGTAGTGGTGGCAACGGTATGGGACGAAAATGACCCACGAAGCTGACCCACGTCGGTGACCCGAGATGCTAGCCCACAGATCTGACTCGAGATGCTGGCCCACGAAGCTGACCCAAACCAAACCCACCAAGCTGGCCCAAACGACGCTCGGGCTTGACCCATCCCAACGTAGACCGGCCTTACGTTTGGGCACCCAACACCGTTGGATCAACTTGGATCGAGTACGTCCGTGCAAGCTGGGTTTCAATCGACGAAGAAAGCTTGGCAAATGCCTCAATCTGCAGATGGGTCTCGCACGCGGAGGAGCAGAAGCGGGAAACGGAAGAATGAAATGGGTTTCAGGTCCGCTTTctcgttttcatttttttttcatttttttttaatatcaactGACGTGGCATGACACCACATCAGCCGACTGCACGGCTTTTACCTGCGGAGACTGTGTATAGAAGAACTGTTAAATTTTATTAGCTTTTCCTACGCTTTTGATTCGCCACTAATAAGCTTTAATTGGCAACATATGTTCTTACGGCGACAATGTTCGCCGTAAATATTATGTATTGCAGCGATTTTTCTAATCGACAGAAATCTAATGCCGCtaaagttaaaaatactttattgcGACGACAAAAATTGCCGCAACAAGTACAATAGTCGCCGCAAAAGTGAATTGTACATTAATCTACTTCGTGATATCCCCCTTTGCACTGGATATTAAGCGGCGACTTGGAATTCACCAAAAATAAGGTCTAAtttttttgcaacgattttaaAATCACTGGAAAATGCCTAATTATTATTTGCGGtgatttttaaagttaaaaaatcacTACAAAAGGCCACTTTCGCAATTGCAACGATTAACAAACCATCGTAACAAGTTTTTTAATATGCCGGTGAATGTTTTCGTAGCAAAAGTGAAAAATCGTTGCAAAAGACCAATTTAGAATTTGCAATGAATATGTCCATCGcaaaaagtagaaaaatcaCCTCAAAAGccccatttcaaaattttatgtgaaaagaTCGCGGCGATgtaaaaatcgctgcaattaAAGGTTTTATGCGGCGATTTTATTTCCAACAGACATAAAATCATCATAAAAagccttatttcttgtagtgatgtAAGTATATTCATCAtagataaagaaattttttggagCAAGTCCTTGTCTCCAGAAAAacaatagatttttctttccttacCCCCTGTAACCTCCTCAAATGTACATTCATGTTCGGGTCCGAATCAAAACATTTGATTGCTAGCTCATTCAACTCCTCCTCTGGTTCCACATCAGAGATGGCTCGGTACTAAGAAAAAACCCCTTCCTCACCAAGTACCCCTCAATCTGCCAAACAAGCAAGCTCAAATTCCAAAGTTTCATCGACCACCTTCAGTGAACTCTTGGGAGATAATCGGCCAACAAGCAATTCAGCATGGTCATCATCTGATGCTTCTTTTGTTCCCTCAAACCATCTTCCCAACTATTCTGGAGAAGATTTCATCTTATCAATAGCCACACTAGCTACACCACCACACTCCTGAATATCACCAACCCGTCTGGTCAAGCAATTTTCCAATGGACCCTCCATCTCTACCACCAGATCAAATTGACTCTTTTTTTAGAACCTCCCCATTCAAAGACACAAATAAAACATCCCTCAAAGTCCCTCCCACCTCACCTTTACGTTTTTGGATTCCATCCAAAATTTCCGCCTTACGAGAATATAATTTAATCACCGTATCTTCAACCTGCTCTTGCGTCAAATCCTCCTTATCTGAACCCCCGCTACCTTCCAAACTTGTTTGGACCTTTCTCTTCTCCCATCTTCTTAATTCCCATATGGCACCCCTTTTTTCTCATGCTAATCCCGACGaacatatttattttcctaGTGGCCTTGTTTTTGACAATGCGAGCAAAACGCTGGAAGCATTTCAAAAAACACCTGCTGATAATGACTGTTCTCTAGACTCGGTGCACCTCAGAGGCTTAAAGATATCCATTTTGACACAAATGTACACTGCCTCCAGATGAGTCATGCACGCAGTCGCATTATCCCTCTTTAAGAACCGACCAAAGCCCCCTCTAATTCTTCGCACATAGATGCATGAAAATAGTTAGGAGGCAGACCTGATAGAGTAATCCAAACAGAACCCCATGGGGAGTCTTCTTGTTCATTGAAATCTGGTGTCCAATGAAACACCCTATAAGGCACACCCTCAATATCCTTATTCCCCCAAGCCATAACATTGATGAAATCCTGACCATTTGACATCCAAACTAAGACGTTTCGAGTGCTTTTCAATTGGCCAACCATAGGCATTGATTTCAAATCCCACTGATTTTTTATGAACCCTCGTACATGATCGAGTGAAGGTTTCCGACGCAAAAATTTCAACACCATAGAAAAACGAAAAGGCTCCATTGATTGCTTGATCTCCACTCTAGAGAACAGAAAAAACATCTCCCCTTCACTGAAACGTGGTTCATGCAATGGAATATCCACCATCGGAAGGGTTTGTCGCCTTGCAAATCCATGACCAGGCGACTTCCCTAGTGCAACCCCCAAATGCACAGCCTACTTCAATGTGTGATTCTGATTAGAACCCTCAACAGAGACGCCTTGCCTTGCCGTTAGACAAGTAGGGCCGGCGGCTAGCGCCATGCAGAACCCTAATCACCTCCTCCATACCTGAGAGAAGAATTAGAGTCTTACCACATCAGCAAACATTTTTACATTCGCTTGTAAGCACCAACAATGTTTGAATGTCAATACAATGAACACCATTATGTTCTAGTGTATTACAACACATATTTGGACTTAAGACTTTTTATATTCTAACGCTTTACTAATATCGTTTAAACATCTCAAACATAAATTTTGCATTTGATTCAAGGCCATGTCCAAACATATTGTTATTCGGACAAAACATGTGGCTTACTCAATGTGTATTTTGCATTTGAACATAtccaatttgtattttttttttaataaaagaataatttcatttcatcaagaATAATGAGAACAATGTTTTTCCTATGATACAGAGCTTAGAATAGAAAAAGGTCCCTCATCAATCCATATTTGTTCATTCTCCACAGTAAGCCCTATTTTTCCTAGCTGATGAGCAATGGAATTTCCTTCCCCACGAATAAATTGAATCTTCCAGCGTGGCCATTTTTGCATGAGATATCTTACATTATTGATGACTTAAGTCATAACTTGTCCAGTTTTTAGAAGAgctatttttatcatttatcaaagCTTGAGCATCCCCTTCAAAATAGCGAATGAAAACCTCATATCCTAGCATACATCCATTGCCCTCCATAGTGCCATACTTTCTTTAGCAATAGTTGGATTTGTTATGAATCTCTTGTTTGCATATAGAGATAACAACAAATCCCCATTTGAAAATCATATTACTCCAATACTCATTCTTTTTGTTTCCCTATCTATAGCAGCATCCCAATTAATTTTGACAGAATTTGCATCCGGCTTTCTCCATCTTGTTTCTATACCTTCAGCTACCACATTAGTGTTCTGCACTTTCTTACCAAACTGTTAGGCTTCATGGTATccttctaaatttattttgatgcttGGACCACTTCTTGAGGACTTgcaaatttatcttcaaaaatTAATCTATTCCACCTTAACAATTACTTTAATGGATAAACTAATAGTCTCATCAAAATTCTCCTTTGGTAGTAGATCTTAACACAAAATTGTTCACTCCAACATAACCATGTTTAGTATGGAGTTTAATAGTTTTTCCATCCAAAATTAAGCAAAATCTTATATCTTTGGGTAACCAATATTTTGCTTAATTTTGGTGCAAACCATTTGCCTCTTATGggataaacaattatatatggcgtaacaataatttaaagaagagccaaaaaatcaacatcaaataattcatgCATTTATTGAACAGAAAAAAACATGCAAATAAgatcagaaaataaaatttcatatgtatatatatttactttctATTATTGGGCAGGGCCAAAATTCTGGCCCACTATGCTAGCCTGTACATATTATTGCCCCTTTTATATATTCTTCTCGGACTGGGACACGACCACCACCCAATAAGGGCCCAAAGCCTTTAACGGGTTGAAGGAAACCAACCCAcctctatttcttctttatctAGAAGCCGTCGCACCAGACCTCTTTCCTTTGTTCTGGCGCAGCTGTGGGCATCACTGGCGAGGAGAGGCAGGCATGGAGTCCCCGACCTCCTCCCGCCACCGACGTCTATCTCCTTTCtccgttgttttttttttttttttttttttttaaccaaaatcgCCATTGTGGCCACTGGGCTTTATAGCCCTCTGTGCCGCTGTCACAGAGGCATCAGTGAAGGGGTTTTTAGACACCTTGCGATGCCACACACTctcccttttattttctttgacttCTAAAAACTCATCTCAGATAGAGATCAAACCATCGAACTGAGAGGAGCTTTATGGCAACGGCGGGAGTACCAATGAGGACACTCCGACCACCTTGTGCCACCCTCTCCTAACCCCACTCAATGGCTCCTTTTCACTATTCTCTCTGAGACcataacaaaaaatgaaactcTTCCATTGATTTTCTCTTTGTTAACACAGTACAAacaacaaatagaaaaataaaactcaagttCATGAAAATGAAGCAATTCCACATGATATCACtgcacaaattttatatatgagaaccgaaaaaataattttaaattttcaaatgaaaacaTGAATTTTCCCTTTGACCAAAACAAGGATAACACTGAGTTTTCAATCACAACACAACAACAATCCGAGAGAAGCATGCGGAGGc harbors:
- the LOC121250596 gene encoding uncharacterized protein LOC121250596, whose translation is MRGILCRHILAVFKANGIKSLPDRYILDRWRKDIKQRYTLIPNSYDEGDQRPNGNRYSILLNMCYGMITYAADSNEQFEDVKKRIHEMTECYCEQTCNLSLTQTGSNVGFETLDTAAVGSSQQVKSPLVVKGKRRPPSLRRASRMETELRKVKSKKKKAPKVRGKLKQRDEGDTSEGDTPAMGTHRNLFGPSEVDIINSDLDSLAFDCSGTQHRETLIGIQESVTFLNFA